A region of the Drosophila subpulchrella strain 33 F10 #4 breed RU33 chromosome 3L, RU_Dsub_v1.1 Primary Assembly, whole genome shotgun sequence genome:
GTTGTTCGCCCGATGTCGAGGGACCGGCTAGGTCCCCACCAATTTCGGATTTCGCCTctgacatttttattatttactcATAAATTTTGTGCAAAGTGCTTGgattttaaatactttatcGACTGTCATTGTCTTTTTTCCAAATGACAATACGAAAATGGGGCATACTGCGTTTATGCACCGGAACTTATGGCAAAAACTTTTGGGGAATTCACACTTTTATCTTTCTTAATAGCAAAACTGCAACAGATGTGCCACTCAATcacatatattatatatctTATTTACGCAAATTGGCGAATTTCTAAATATCCATTGATGCATTCATCacgcaacaaaaacaacatacGACGCGTTGGCAGATATTTTCTAGAAAACTCGCTTAGTCACACACGTTATATAAGCAGTTGCAAGAGGCAAAACCACATATGGCTTGTTTATTATACTTTTCGCTTTTGCAGGCGCAAAAATCACAGAATAttgtaaaattatattatttttttgcgaACAATCAGCTGGGGAGCAGCCGCTTTGCAACACTGCCACCGCTATACAACACTTGTCGATTGCAAAACTATCGAAGTGGCACTGGCTGTTTTTCAAGCTAGCTGTTTTCAAGCCAAATGTTGGatatgatattttttaaataccaaAGATAATAACAAAGATtaagaaaatacaaaatatgttGCAATCATACAAATTTGGATGTAACCATTTAAATCCGAGTActggaaaatattttcaatgaaTTTCGGTTATTAATTAAACAGGCGAACAACCggtaactaaatgtttattaaataaaccTCGTGCATTTTTAGAATGTATTGATCTAAATAGTTTAGCTAATAGTAGCTACTTTTAGCTAGTTTCTGTTTCGGCTAGTTTCCCGCATTAAAGGTAACGTAACAGTGTTGGTTAACAGCCCTTTAATTGCCGGCTAAACAAATGTTTTGTTTACATTAAATTTCagagaaatatataaaaactatataaaTCCATAAGGAAAAATGTCCAGCAACGAGGAAAATGAGTTGTACATGGTCAAGGAGGCGCAAAGGCTTCGAAAATCCGATCCCTGTGCGGCTATGGCCTGGATAATCACGGCCAAAACTCTGTACCCCAATGCCTTCAATCTGCAGTACGAGGCTTACCTATTGGAACGCGATGGTAAAAACTATGAGGAAGCGGCCAAATGTTTCAGCGTTATGTGAGTGGTACTATACAGTAAAGAACCTATTATTAAACTAACTATATTTCACCCTTTTAGAGCCACCAACTTTCCGAATCAACACACAGAACTGTGGCAGGAGATCAATGCCCTTACAAATGCCCTCAGAAATGAGAGTGAGAATACGCCGGAGCACGAGTTCTACGTGAAAATGTACAAACATCTAACTCCCGAGGTCCAGCACAATATATTCATGCACACCATCAACCACAGTGCCGACAATCTGGAGCGCGTCTATATCTACATACTGATGTTCAACAAGTTCCCCAAATCGGCGCTAACTCAAGCCCCCAGATTGCTGGAAATGCTGGCTGAGGGCATGAAGACGGATCCGGATCTTTATCAGAGGATTCTTGTGGAAGAGGTACTGCCGATGATCCAAAATAAGCCCCCAGAACTCTCGCCCAATCTCGCCTGTCGTCTATATACCAGTTCTCTAGAGTATTATCTGCGTCAGATCATGGATGAATCGGATACGGCGGATGCCTGGAAGAACATCTTCAAGGTCCTGATGATCTGTGGGCAAATGATGGGCTGGGAACCCTTCTTACCCTTTAGCAAGCACGTCAACCAGAATGTCTACTGGGAAAAACTGGTGGATATACTTTCTGGAAGTCCTGCGGGCAGCTCCCAGGTTTTATTCTACGCCACCACCTTGTTTATTTACTCCCTGCATGGTTATATACGGAATTGCAAGTTGCGGATCGAGGATGCCGATGTTAGCCATGTTTTGGTAGAGGGATTCATGGAATGGTCACCGGAAAGCGATGGCTCTGAAGTGCCCAGCATGGAGCCGCCCAAATTCTCCCTGACCACCGCTATAAGTCCGGAACTATCCAAGGCCTTTTTGCACGCCGCCCAGTGCTGGCAGTTGCTCAATACGGATCAGTTTCAAAGGGATTTCAGTCAACTAATGCTAGCTCTGCCACTGGCCCCCTGGATCTCCAGGTTCCTCTTCGATTTGGCCATATATTTCGGGCACCGGGATGAGGCCAACAAGCTAATGGCAGACATGACCACTCAGAGCAGCCTGGTGCAAAGTCTGCAGATCCTAAGTCTTAATCTGATGCAGGGGAGCATGACTGTGAGTCAATAACTTATAGATACAAGTTAACACatttgaatatatttatttcacaGCTTCAGGGCTTCCAGTGCATTCTGAAGATCCTCTCCGAGTTGCCCGCCACCCAGGGTCAACTTTTGGAAAACATGTCGCTCAAGGGTCACCGCCACATGGTTTTCCTGCCCCTCACTCGATCCGCTTTGGTTCAATATTGCGTGGGAGCCATCATCAGCAGACTGAGCCGAAAGGTTTACGAACCCAACTGCCCAGATCGATTGCTTGGGGATCTCCTGGTGCTTCAGCAACTGAATCTGCTCAACGATGTACTGCTCACCCAACAAATCTTTAACTTGATTAAGCAGCGCAAGTCGTTCAATCTGCGCACCCTATCCACCTATATAATTGCCATTGATTTGATTGAGGAGCTCTCGCACATTTGGAACTCGCAGCAGGAGGATAACTTCGAGTTGACCAGCTCACCCATTTCCAGTGGCACACCCACAGCGACAAGTGGAGCTGGTGGCTCCCAAACGCGAAGAATTGGAACTCGCGGAGCGGACAAGGGAGCCAGGGATGAATTTAAGGCCATAACTCGCCAGCAGATTGCCCGTTGCAATGAGAATGTGATCACTTTGCTGGCGAATTTCATTAGCCAGGAACATCTGATGCTGGCGCAACACATCTTCGGGATCAGCCAGCCCGTGGAGACTATTGTGATTAAGTGAGAAGTCTAAACGAGGTATACCTATAGTAGTTAATAAGGGGTGTCTATATAATATACATATCTGCTTTAAGATTATTTTCTTAGAAAGATTGAAAAAGCCTTTCATAACGTTAAATAAATAGTAGAGTAAAGACCGAAGTTTATTTcttcatatatatttttctttattcgATCAAGAGATAAGATCACACGTCTATGTTGACTTTTTAAATGTTTGCTTAATAATTAACTAATTTTTGCAATCGCAATTGATAAGTAAGTCTGAGGTTACAATTTGATATGTTTTCGATTCAAAGCACCTATTTTAAActtcat
Encoded here:
- the LOC119554419 gene encoding integrator complex subunit 10 → MSSNEENELYMVKEAQRLRKSDPCAAMAWIITAKTLYPNAFNLQYEAYLLERDGKNYEEAAKCFSVIATNFPNQHTELWQEINALTNALRNESENTPEHEFYVKMYKHLTPEVQHNIFMHTINHSADNLERVYIYILMFNKFPKSALTQAPRLLEMLAEGMKTDPDLYQRILVEEVLPMIQNKPPELSPNLACRLYTSSLEYYLRQIMDESDTADAWKNIFKVLMICGQMMGWEPFLPFSKHVNQNVYWEKLVDILSGSPAGSSQVLFYATTLFIYSLHGYIRNCKLRIEDADVSHVLVEGFMEWSPESDGSEVPSMEPPKFSLTTAISPELSKAFLHAAQCWQLLNTDQFQRDFSQLMLALPLAPWISRFLFDLAIYFGHRDEANKLMADMTTQSSLVQSLQILSLNLMQGSMTLQGFQCILKILSELPATQGQLLENMSLKGHRHMVFLPLTRSALVQYCVGAIISRLSRKVYEPNCPDRLLGDLLVLQQLNLLNDVLLTQQIFNLIKQRKSFNLRTLSTYIIAIDLIEELSHIWNSQQEDNFELTSSPISSGTPTATSGAGGSQTRRIGTRGADKGARDEFKAITRQQIARCNENVITLLANFISQEHLMLAQHIFGISQPVETIVIK